The Microbacterium phyllosphaerae region AGGGATGCGTTCGAGAGGCGTCGTCCGTCCTCGCACCACGGATGCTCGGGCCGGCGCCTCGAGGTGGTCGACGGTCACGATGCGTCCTTCCGGGTGGTGAGCTTGTAGAAGCCGAACGAGAGCACGCCCAGCAAAGCGGCGAGCACGACCGAGAGCGCGGCGGCGTAGTTGTAGTTGTTGCTCGCGAAGGCCTGGAAGTAGATCGACATGATGGGTGTGAAGTCCTTGGTCACCGTCTCGGGCGAGGCGGCACGGAACAGTAGCGGCTCGTTGAAGATCTGCAGCATCCCGATGATCGAGAGCAGTCCGGTGAGCACGAGACTTCCGCGGATGGCGGGGATCTTGATTGACCAGGCGATGCGCAGCGCCCCTGCCCCGTCGACGCGTGCGGCCTCGAGTACCGACCGGTCGATCCCGCGCAGTGATCCGTAGAGGATCAGCATGTTGAATCCGAGGACCATCCAGACGATGAGGTTGCCGATCGAGAACCACAGCATCGAGGGTGAGAAGAGGTTCACGTCGATGCCGAAGAAGTCGCCGACGGAGGTGAAGGGCCCGACTCGCGGTGAGTACAGGTAGACCCAGATCAACGAGGCGACGATCGCCGGCACCATGTAGGGCACGAGCAGGGCGGTGCGGAATCCGCTGGCGCGCACTTCGGATGACAGGCTGTCGAGCAGCAGGGCGGCGGTCAGGCTCAGTCCGAGCGAGATCGGAATCTGGATGACGGCGAAGATCGCCACCCGCACCATCGACCCCCAGAATCCCTCGTCGGAGAACGCGCGCACGTAGTTGTCGATCCCGGAGAAGACGACCTCTGTGCCACCCAGCCCGAGCCCACCGCTGGACTTCACGGAGAAGAAGCTCTGCTGGATCGCGTACAGGATCGGCAGGACGAAGACGAACGCGAATCCGATGTAGAACGGGGCCGCGAAGGCCAGACCGGCGCGATTCTGCGAGGCTCGCCAGCCGCGTCGTGCGGTGGGCGGAGAGCCCACCGCACGACGCGTGGTGCGGGGTGACGGGGCAGAGGAGATGGTCATGGTGTGCGCTGCTACTCCGCGACCTGGATGTTCTTCGACGTCAGGTCATCGATGGTCCACTCCTGCATGTGCTCGAGGAGCTCCTGCATCGTGGCCTCTTTGGTGATCACCTTGGCCCACCAGTCGGTGAGCTCCTCGGTCGCGGACGCCTGGTTGGGGCCTTCGATCATCGAGCGTGCGGTGTTGGCGGCTTCGAGCACCACGGCGGGTGCGTCGGCGCGGGTGTCTCCGAGCAGTTCGTTCGGCAGCAGCTGGTCGATCACCGACTCGGGGTCGGCGACGACCGGGAAGGCCGCCGCGCCCTCGGTCGGGTCGGCGAGCAGGGCGATCGCGTCGGGGTCGGTGGCGGTCCACCGCGCGAACTCGACTGCCGTCTCGGGGTGATCGGTCGAGGGAGAAATCCCGTAGATGTTGTAGTAGCTCGGCGAGACGAGATCAGCCGAGGCGGACTCGGACGGATATGACGCCAGCTCCCAGTCGCCGACCGACGAAGCGAAGTTCTGCTCGTAGACCGGAAGCTGCCAGGTCGAGGTGGTGAACTGCGACAGCTGGCCCGATGCGAAGAACTGCATCAGAGCATCCCACTCGATGTAGGTGTTGTTCGAGACGATGTCGGCGTCGATCGCCTGCTGGATGATCTCGCCGGCCGCGAGAGACTCTTCTGACGTGAAGCCGATCTTCCAGGCGTCGTCCTCGGGCTGCCACCACTCGGCACCGAACTGCGTCGCCAGGTCGCGCAGGTACGAGGGATCCTCGCCCGGCAGGTTCATGCTCTTGATGTCGCCCTGCTGTTGCATCGTCGTCGCCTGCTCGAGGAACTCGGCCCAGTCGGCCGGAGCCTCGAACCCGAACTGGCCGAAGGTCGTGGTGTTGATCGCATTGAACGTGGGGTTCGTCGCGTACGGCACGCCGACCACGGTGTCGCCGACGCTCACGAAGTCGAAGGCGCCCTCGGCGATAGCCCCGTCGTCGTTGTCGAACCATTCGGCGATGTCTCGCGAGACGCCGTCGGCGAGGAATGACACCGAGTACGTGCGGGGGACCTCGAAGACATCGGGTGCGTTCCCTGCGGTCGTCGCGTTCTGCAGTGCCTGCGAAAGGTCGGAGTCTCCACCCTGTTCGACATAGGTGATCTGGGCCTCGGGGTGCTCTTCGTTCCAAAGGTCCACCTGAGCCTTCTGGCCCTGCGTCTTTCCCCAGAAGGTCAACTCGATCGGGTTCTCTGCCGACCCGGCATCCCCGGTGCCGCTCGTGCTTCCCGAACACGCAGCGAGGCTCAGAACCAGGCCTCCCGCTGCGATGGCCATCAACGCCTTTCGCGCTGTCATCTTCTTCTCCCTTGATGAAGCTGATCTGCTGCTCGATGCGAGCAAGCGCTATCAAAGTAGAACGCGAGAGCATGCTTGTCAACACCTATTTCAATGGATCATGGATGCGCTAACGCTTGCGCAACTTGCGCATGGTGCGGCAGAGTGGGTTCATTCGTTGCACATCGGAAAGGGACGTGGTGGCTGCAGTGACGCGCACACCGGTGGTGCTGGTGCACGGCTGGGCAGGATCGGCCGAGAGCTGGCGACCGATTCAGGATGCACTCCCCGCGAGTACGTGGGATGCCGTCGCGGTACGGCTTCCGGGCTCGCCTGGAGGAGGGCCTGGGCCCGCCACGATCGCCCAGGGTGTGCGCATGGTGGTCGATGTGCTCGAGGGTCTGGCTTCTCCGGCTGTGCTCGTCGGGCACTCGATGGGGGCGCAGGTCACGATGCTCGCCCATGGGCATGCGCCCGACCTCGTGCAGAGCGAGGTCGTGGTCGATGCGGCGTACGCGGGTGCCGCCGAGTCGCGCCAGAACATGGCGGACTGGGCGACGGCGATCGAACGTGAGGGGTTGCCACGCGTGTCGGAGTTCTTCGCCTCCGCCACGGTGGGGATGCTGCCGGGTGATGCTCGGCGGGTGCTGGCTGACCTGCACGACACCGCGCCGGCGGTGATCGCGTCGTATCTCCGCTCGGAGTATGTCGATCCGGATGCCATCGGCCTGAGCCCAGCGACCGAGGCTGCTGCGAGTGCCCGCCGCAGACCCGTGCTGTCGTTGCACTCGACGCTCGACAGCGTGCAGCGCGAGGCGTCGCTTCACACGCCTCCGGGGTCTGCTTCGCAACTGTGGGAGGGGTACGGTCACTACCTGCATCTCGAAGATCCGCAGCGGTTCGTTCGCGTCCTCGACGAGTGGCGGAACGCGCGGGAGGTCCAGCGCAGCGAGTCCCAGAGTCGGATCGTGCCGGCTGGGTCTGGCTGAGTTCCCGCGCCGCGTGCCGGCGGCGCCGGGCCTAAACCGAAACCTAGACCGACGCCGCCTCCCGCTCGCGCAGCGCCACGGCGATGCGCTCGACCGCTTCGACCATGACGGGCCGGGGCAGCGCGAACACGAACCGCGTGTACCCGATGGCGGCCACACCGCACGCGGCACCGTCCGTCATCGCGACGCGCGCATGCTCACGGAACCATGCCCCGAGGTCACCGCTCAACCCCGTCTCGCGGAAGTCGAGCAGGGCGATGTAGCTGCCTTCGGGCACGATCATCCGCACGCCGGGCAGCTTCTCGTCGACGAGCTGTGCCAGCATCCGCCGGTTGCCGTCGAGGTACTCGACGACCTGGTCGAGCCATTCGCTTCCTGCAGTGTAGGCGGCGGTGTTCGCGACGACGCCGATCGTCGAGGTTCCGTGGCCGGGCCAGAAGCCCAGGCGTTCCCAGAGTTCGGCATCGGCGTCGTTCGAGATGATGATCTGGGCGCACTTGAGACCCGCGAGGTTCCACGCCTTCGACGCCGAGGTCGCGGTGAGAGTGTGCGCGGCGGCGGCATTCGACACCGAGGCGTAGGGGATGTGCGTCGCCGGCGCGTAGACGATGGGCGCGTGGATCTCGTCCGCGAACACCCGACCGCCCGCCGCGGTCACGGTATCGGCGATGGCGAGCAGCTCGTCACGTGTCGCGACGGTGCCGAGGGGGTTGTGCGGGTTGCAGAGCACGAGCATCTCGCCGCCGTCGCGGAATGCCTGGGCCACGGCGTCTAGGTCCATGAGCCATCGCCCGTCGACCTCGATGCTCGGCACCTCGATCACCCTGCGGTCGCGCATCGGAGGCACCAGCAGGAACGGCATGTATGCGGGCGTCGGCACGATGATCGCCGACCCGGGCGTCGTGAAGTTGTCGATCGCCAACTCGAACGCGGCGATCACGTCGGGCACGTGGTGCACCCGCTCGGGCGCGACCTCCCACCCGTACGAGTTCGCGTACCAGCGCGCGGTCGCTGCGGAGAGGTCCTTCGCGAGCTTCTCGGGCAGATACCCGGTGACGCCCAGATCGAGAGCATCCTTCACCGCACCGGTGATGGCCGGCGCGAGTCCGAAGTCCATCTCGGCGACGAAGGCGCCGATCGTGTCGGGGAAGGTCGTCCATTTGACGCTGCCTGCGTTGCGCAGGTCGTCTTGCGTGATCTGGTCGAACGCGCCGGGGGTCATCCCGCCTCCTCTGTGTGGTCGCGACCTCTGTCTGGTCGCCGGGCCCGTCTCCTGCAGAAGGATCGGGTGTCTCAATCCTTTCACCAGGCAGCGAGCGCAGGGTCGCCCCGACCGCTGACGCACCCGTCGGTCCGGGTCGCCGACCGGATTAACACGAACGCCGAATCCTGTTCACGTGTCATTCATTAACCGGTCCCCTCGCCGCATCCGCGGTCACTAGGTTCGTCCTCGGCGCGGCGAGACCCTGATCGTCTGCGCTGTCGAAAGGATCCCCCTCCATGAGAACCGCTACTCGGCGTGCCCGCCGGCGTGCCATCGCGACCCTGGGCGTGGCCGCCCTCACGGCCGTCGCTCTTCTCCCCTCCGTCGCGCAGGCTGACGCAGCCGCAGACCCAGACCCCACGCTGCTCGGCGACCCGACGCCGTTGCTGATCGAGAGCCTGTCTGCCCCCGGCAAGGTCATCGAGATCGGCAATGCGGCGGCCCAGCCGACGATCCCCGACAGCACTCCGGCGGCGGCCGCCGTGTTCCCGTTCGCGAAGACGGCGGATGCTCTCACGGCGCAGGCCGTGCTCGCCTACCCGGTCGAGGCGTCGCCCGAGCGGTTCGTATTCGCGAACGCCGAAGGCGAGGTGCTCGCACGTCGCACGAACATCGATCCGAACTACCGGTACCTGACGATCCCCGGTCTCACCCTCGACGAGGCGGCGACCGACCCCAGCGCGCAGTGGACGATGAGCGACGCGGGCGGCGGGTACTCGTACCTCCGCAACGTGCAGACCTATGCGAGCGGCGCGACAGCCAATCTCGACATGTACAACTGGGCGACCGCGGCCGGGTCTGAGGTGCAGACCTACGACGCCGGCACCGCGAACGTGCAGAAGTGGCGCACGCACCGCCTGACCGCCGAGGTCGCCCCGGTCGAGCAGCGCGTCGACACCGGCAAGCCCCCGAAGCTCCCTACCGCGCTCACCGGCCGGTACAGCTGGGGCCTCACCACCCCGCTCGCGAACATCACCTGGAACGCGCCGAGCGCCGACGTCTGGACGGTCGACGGCACCGTGACCGTCGAGGGCACCGGCGTCGGATTCTTCGGCGAGACCGTGCCGGTGAAGGCCGAGTACCTCGTCGGCTCGCTCGGCGGCGCCACCGATGTGGCGATGACCGGCTACGTCGGCCAGACGCTCAAAGAGCTGCAGATGCACGCGCCCACCACGGTGCAGCGCACGATCTCGGGCTCGGGAACCACGGTCACAGCCCCCGTCACGTGGGACTGGTCGGCGCTCGCCGCCGATGCCACCGCGACGGCCGGCGTCATCGAGGTTCCCGCCGCGGCATCCACCGGGTTCGCCGCCCGCCTCACGATCACGATCGCCCCGGCGGCGAGCGTGAACATTCTGCGCGGTGCCGGCATCCACTGGGACTACACGCACCTGAACGGCTCAAACTTCAGGCTCACCGACGGTGTGCGCGACGTCGCCGGCTTCGACGACTGGAAGAGCGGCGGGGCCGCGAACCGCGTCAACCCGAACACCGTGTCGTTCTACTTCGACCAGCCGCGCCAGCTCACGGGTGCGGCCGTCTACGACATCGGCGGCCGCCAGAACGTCGGCGGCGTCACGGTGCAGTACCGCGACCTGATCGGCGGATGGATCGACATGCCCACCCAGGCGATGACCTGGCCGTACGTCAACGCGACGCCGAACCTGAGCCTCGAGTTCACCAGCACCCCCGTGCTCGCGACCGGTATGCGCGTCGTGATCACGAACAAGTCGAACGACAACTGGATGAGCCTGTCCGAGGTCGAGGCCTTCGGGCCCGCGCTCGCCGGCTGATCCGCTGACTGCCTTCTGAGACCCGAGGAAGACCGATGAACCCTCCTGCCCGTCGCCGTTCCTGGCGAGCTTTCACCGCGACAGCGATCGCGGCCGGACTGCTGGCGACCACCGCCGCGCCGGCTGCGGCAGCATCCACTCCCGAACCGGTCCTGCGCGGTGCGCTCGCCGCGGCTGCCGACACCGTCGCCACCGAGCTGCGGTCGAGCTTCGTGCTGCCGGTGATCCCCGACACGCAGTTCTATTCGCGCTACAGCGCGTCGCAGTTCTACCCGAAGTACGACACCAACCCGTTCGAGGTGCAGACCGACTGGATCGTCGAGAACAAAGACGAGCTCAACATCCCGTTCGCGGTGCATGTGGGCGACGTCGTCGACCAGGAGTGGGTGACGGGCGAGTGGGATGCCGCGGCCAAGGCCATGAAGATCCTCACCGACGGGGGTGTGCCGTACTCGGTCGTGCCCGGAAACCACGACGTCGCGAACATGAACGCCCGCTCGTCCGAGGCGAACTCGTGGCAGTACCTGCAGCGGTTCGACAAGGGACGGATGCAGACGCAGGGCGGATCGACGTTCGTCGACAGCTTCCAGAACGGACTCTCGACGGCGTACATCTTCGAGGCCGAGGGGCATCAGTGGATGTCGCTCGCGCTCGCCTGGAACGCCTCGGCCGACACGTTCGCGTGGGCGCAGGGCGTGCTCGACGCGCACCCAGGCATCCCGGTGGTGCTGTCGTCGCACGCGATCATCAACATCGATCTCGATCAGACGTCGCCCGCCGACTGGTGGTGGGGTGAGGAGCTGTGGAACCAGCTGATCCGCAAGAACGACGAGATCGTCGTCACGGTCAACGGGCACTTCCACGGCACCACGATGCGGCAGCGCACGAACGACTTCGGTCACCCCGTCTACCAGGTGCTGACGGACTATCAGATGGCTGCCGACGGCGGCAACGGCTACATGACGCTGTTCGAGTTCGACCTCACCAACGATCGCATCGACGTCGAGTCGGTGTCGCCGTGGGTGACGGTGAAAGACAAGGAGTCGCTCACCGCGAACGACACTCCCGTGCTCGACGGGCCGTGGCAGTCGTTCTCGATGGCCGTCGATTTCGAGGGCCGCTTCGGGTACAAGCCGGCGGAGGCGACGCAGGGCGACCTGTCGGAGCGCGCGAAGGAGATCGTCTCCGAGGGCTGGGACGGCGACGGTGTCGGCGAACACTGGGCTGCGGCCGGACGAGCGGATGACTACATCGACGTCGACGGCACCGTGGCGCACTGGCGCTTCGGGTCGGTCGCTGAGGGAGTCGTCGACGAGACCACGGTGATCCCGGATGTCGCGGGTGCGAGCCCCATGTATCGCAGCGCGATCGACAACACCGATGCTCCCGAGAAGCTCGAAGACGTGCAGGTCTCGCACAAGAACGTGCCGTTCTACTCGGCCGACCGCGGAGCCGTGTGCTTCTCTGACGTGCACCGCAACGCCACCGGGCCCGACAACATGTCGTACATCTCGACCGAGTACGGGGCACCGGCCACCTTCGCCGACCTCGACTCGTCGTCGGGCTACACGGTCGAGGCCTTCCTGCAGCTCGACGAGGACTGGACCGAGGCGGCCAACCGCTGGAGCGCGGCGCTCACCCGCGGCGGCGCCCGTCAGTGGATCGGCGTGAACGACTCGTCCGACCCCGGTGCGGGGGCTGCTTGGCTCGGCATCTCGAGCCTGCGCGAGTACCAGTTCTCGGCCGGCGACACCGACACCCGCAACTCGTACACGCTGTGGTCGGGCGAGATCATGCAGGGCTCGTGGCACCACGTCGCGATCGTCAACGACCCGGTCGCCGACACCGTGATCATGTATGTCGACGGTGTGCCGGTGCTGCGCAACGCGTCGAAGGTCGGCGGCATGATGGCCGCGGACTTCATGCCGTGGATCATCGGCGCCTCGACCTGGAACACCGAGGTCGAGCACGGCTGGCACGGCTGCGTGGGCGAGACGCGCGTCGTCGACCACGCTCTTGCGTCGTCGGAGTTCCTGTACCAGCGTGTCGACCTCGACGCCTCGCTGGCCGTGACGACCGATCTCGTGTCGGTTCGTCCGTCTGACGCGGTCGTCTCCTCGCTCGAGGGAACCGGGCATGCCGGAGCATCCGTCTCCGTCTCGGTCGACGGTGCGGCTGCCGGGTCGGTGGTCGTCGGTGCCGACGGATCGTGGTCGCTGCCGTTGACCTCTCCGATCGCAGGGTCGGGCTCGCACGAGCTGTCGTTCGTGCAGTCGATCGGCACGCGATCGGGTGAGGCTTTCGAGGGCGTGCTCGTGATCGGCGAGTCGACCGCGTGGACGCCCGATGAGGCCGACCTCGTGCCGTCGCTCGAGGGCGTGGTGACGGTCGATCCGTCTCGCTTCGCTCCCGGCGCGACCGTGAAGATCTCGATGCCGGAGGGGCGCGATGGCGAGTCGGTCTACGGGTTCCTGTTCTCGACGCCGACGGCTCTCGGATCGGCGTCTGTGTCGGGGACCACCGCCACGCTTACCGTCCCCGCGAGCGTGCCCTTCGGCGAGCACCGCTTCGCCCTCTACGCCGCTGACGGAACTCTGATCGGGTGGGACGCCGTGACCGTGTTCGACCCCGACGCCCTCACCCCGGGCGGATCGGGAGCCGGATCGGATGCCGGTGGCGACCCGCTCGCCACCACCGGCCTCGACGCGCAGTGGATGCTGCTGTGGGTCGCGCTCGGCGCCGGAGTGATCGCCCTCGGAATCACGCTCGTGCTGCGGAGGCGCAGGGCCTGACGTCGGGTCAGTCTCGCTTCGTTCGCTCGTTCGTCGAGCGGGCGGAGCGAGACGGCTCGCGTTCCCTAGCCGCCGACGCCTGGCGAGCTATATGGTGCAGGCATGGACGGCACACAGGATGCTCCGCGTGAGCGCATCACCGAGCAGGTTCGCGACGAGGCGGAGAGTGCCAGTTCGACACCACCACCTATGAGCCGCAAGACCGTTCGTCGTCTCTCGTGGGCTCTCGCGTGGGGCCTGCCCGTCATCGCACTGATCGTCGGCATCGCGCTGACGGCCACGGGGGCGGTCGAGCAGTGGGAGCCGTTGGGTGAAGGAGCGTACGACGTCACGCTGCTCGCCGTCTGGCCCGCCGGGCTCGTTCTCCTCGCCGTCGGCGCGCTCGGGCTCGCGGCCGCTGCGATCGCGACCGCGGTGGTGATGACCGAGCGCTGAGCCCTCCTGCACCCGGCATCCCGCGGAATCGCGTGGATACGATGAGGGCATGACCGATGCCTACAGCTGCGAAGAGCTCGTCTCACGACTTCCGGTGACGCTCGGGCGTCTGAGCGAGGTCGCTGAGTACGACGTCGAGCGGATGCGGGCGATCGCCCGTGAAGAGGGACTGGAGCACTTCCCTCGACCTCGCATCGATGATCAGCGGGCGCTCCGTCTTCAGCATTCCGACGGAGACGCCGCGAGCGTCGCCCGTAAGCTCCGCGCCGCGATCGCGAAGGTGCTCGGCAAGCCCACCGGAACCGACAAGGTCTACAGCTCAGGGCCGTTCATCTGCGAGCTGAGTGTGCGTGACGACCTCGTGCGCGTGCAGGTTCGGCCACAGCGATCCTTCGAATCGATCGGAGCCGCGGCGGCGGCCTGGATGTCGGGAACGCCGTTCTCCGAATGGGCTGAGCAGGGCGGTGCGGCGATCATGCATCCGAGCGATTCGCTGATCCGTGCACCCCGCGTCGACGAACGGTCGGGCCGCCTGTCGTTCGCTGTCGAGCTGGGGTCGGGTCTGCATCCTGCAGGGCTCGTCGTCAATGATCTTCCGGCGAGGCGCGAGGCGCTCGCCGCGTACATCACCGAGCAGGTGGGTGAGCCCGAGGCGCCGCCCTACTTGACCCAGCGCAAGGCGTGGCTGAGGGGGCAGCGCCAGCT contains the following coding sequences:
- a CDS encoding carbohydrate ABC transporter permease, whose product is MTISSAPSPRTTRRAVGSPPTARRGWRASQNRAGLAFAAPFYIGFAFVFVLPILYAIQQSFFSVKSSGGLGLGGTEVVFSGIDNYVRAFSDEGFWGSMVRVAIFAVIQIPISLGLSLTAALLLDSLSSEVRASGFRTALLVPYMVPAIVASLIWVYLYSPRVGPFTSVGDFFGIDVNLFSPSMLWFSIGNLIVWMVLGFNMLILYGSLRGIDRSVLEAARVDGAGALRIAWSIKIPAIRGSLVLTGLLSIIGMLQIFNEPLLFRAASPETVTKDFTPIMSIYFQAFASNNYNYAAALSVVLAALLGVLSFGFYKLTTRKDAS
- a CDS encoding ABC transporter substrate-binding protein; this translates as MTARKALMAIAAGGLVLSLAACSGSTSGTGDAGSAENPIELTFWGKTQGQKAQVDLWNEEHPEAQITYVEQGGDSDLSQALQNATTAGNAPDVFEVPRTYSVSFLADGVSRDIAEWFDNDDGAIAEGAFDFVSVGDTVVGVPYATNPTFNAINTTTFGQFGFEAPADWAEFLEQATTMQQQGDIKSMNLPGEDPSYLRDLATQFGAEWWQPEDDAWKIGFTSEESLAAGEIIQQAIDADIVSNNTYIEWDALMQFFASGQLSQFTTSTWQLPVYEQNFASSVGDWELASYPSESASADLVSPSYYNIYGISPSTDHPETAVEFARWTATDPDAIALLADPTEGAAAFPVVADPESVIDQLLPNELLGDTRADAPAVVLEAANTARSMIEGPNQASATEELTDWWAKVITKEATMQELLEHMQEWTIDDLTSKNIQVAE
- a CDS encoding alpha/beta fold hydrolase, whose protein sequence is MVAAVTRTPVVLVHGWAGSAESWRPIQDALPASTWDAVAVRLPGSPGGGPGPATIAQGVRMVVDVLEGLASPAVLVGHSMGAQVTMLAHGHAPDLVQSEVVVDAAYAGAAESRQNMADWATAIEREGLPRVSEFFASATVGMLPGDARRVLADLHDTAPAVIASYLRSEYVDPDAIGLSPATEAAASARRRPVLSLHSTLDSVQREASLHTPPGSASQLWEGYGHYLHLEDPQRFVRVLDEWRNAREVQRSESQSRIVPAGSG
- a CDS encoding MalY/PatB family protein; translation: MTPGAFDQITQDDLRNAGSVKWTTFPDTIGAFVAEMDFGLAPAITGAVKDALDLGVTGYLPEKLAKDLSAATARWYANSYGWEVAPERVHHVPDVIAAFELAIDNFTTPGSAIIVPTPAYMPFLLVPPMRDRRVIEVPSIEVDGRWLMDLDAVAQAFRDGGEMLVLCNPHNPLGTVATRDELLAIADTVTAAGGRVFADEIHAPIVYAPATHIPYASVSNAAAAHTLTATSASKAWNLAGLKCAQIIISNDADAELWERLGFWPGHGTSTIGVVANTAAYTAGSEWLDQVVEYLDGNRRMLAQLVDEKLPGVRMIVPEGSYIALLDFRETGLSGDLGAWFREHARVAMTDGAACGVAAIGYTRFVFALPRPVMVEAVERIAVALREREAASV
- a CDS encoding Ig-like domain-containing protein, whose amino-acid sequence is MRTATRRARRRAIATLGVAALTAVALLPSVAQADAAADPDPTLLGDPTPLLIESLSAPGKVIEIGNAAAQPTIPDSTPAAAAVFPFAKTADALTAQAVLAYPVEASPERFVFANAEGEVLARRTNIDPNYRYLTIPGLTLDEAATDPSAQWTMSDAGGGYSYLRNVQTYASGATANLDMYNWATAAGSEVQTYDAGTANVQKWRTHRLTAEVAPVEQRVDTGKPPKLPTALTGRYSWGLTTPLANITWNAPSADVWTVDGTVTVEGTGVGFFGETVPVKAEYLVGSLGGATDVAMTGYVGQTLKELQMHAPTTVQRTISGSGTTVTAPVTWDWSALAADATATAGVIEVPAAASTGFAARLTITIAPAASVNILRGAGIHWDYTHLNGSNFRLTDGVRDVAGFDDWKSGGAANRVNPNTVSFYFDQPRQLTGAAVYDIGGRQNVGGVTVQYRDLIGGWIDMPTQAMTWPYVNATPNLSLEFTSTPVLATGMRVVITNKSNDNWMSLSEVEAFGPALAG
- a CDS encoding LamG-like jellyroll fold domain-containing protein — encoded protein: MNPPARRRSWRAFTATAIAAGLLATTAAPAAAASTPEPVLRGALAAAADTVATELRSSFVLPVIPDTQFYSRYSASQFYPKYDTNPFEVQTDWIVENKDELNIPFAVHVGDVVDQEWVTGEWDAAAKAMKILTDGGVPYSVVPGNHDVANMNARSSEANSWQYLQRFDKGRMQTQGGSTFVDSFQNGLSTAYIFEAEGHQWMSLALAWNASADTFAWAQGVLDAHPGIPVVLSSHAIINIDLDQTSPADWWWGEELWNQLIRKNDEIVVTVNGHFHGTTMRQRTNDFGHPVYQVLTDYQMAADGGNGYMTLFEFDLTNDRIDVESVSPWVTVKDKESLTANDTPVLDGPWQSFSMAVDFEGRFGYKPAEATQGDLSERAKEIVSEGWDGDGVGEHWAAAGRADDYIDVDGTVAHWRFGSVAEGVVDETTVIPDVAGASPMYRSAIDNTDAPEKLEDVQVSHKNVPFYSADRGAVCFSDVHRNATGPDNMSYISTEYGAPATFADLDSSSGYTVEAFLQLDEDWTEAANRWSAALTRGGARQWIGVNDSSDPGAGAAWLGISSLREYQFSAGDTDTRNSYTLWSGEIMQGSWHHVAIVNDPVADTVIMYVDGVPVLRNASKVGGMMAADFMPWIIGASTWNTEVEHGWHGCVGETRVVDHALASSEFLYQRVDLDASLAVTTDLVSVRPSDAVVSSLEGTGHAGASVSVSVDGAAAGSVVVGADGSWSLPLTSPIAGSGSHELSFVQSIGTRSGEAFEGVLVIGESTAWTPDEADLVPSLEGVVTVDPSRFAPGATVKISMPEGRDGESVYGFLFSTPTALGSASVSGTTATLTVPASVPFGEHRFALYAADGTLIGWDAVTVFDPDALTPGGSGAGSDAGGDPLATTGLDAQWMLLWVALGAGVIALGITLVLRRRRA